AGAGTTTCCTGTCGTCGTATAATTTGATGATGGCAGCCGCCAGGTCTTCTTTATTTCTTTCAATAAAAAGGCCGTTTTCGCCATGGCGGATCACCATTTTGGGAAAGCCGATTTTTGTAGAAACAGAAGGCACTCCCGACAGTGCAGCTTCTGCAAAAAGGGAGGGGCCGGTATCCGCGGCGGAGGCAATCAGTGCAAGATCAACATCTTTGTAGAAGCCCAGCAAATCTTCGTAAGGTCCAGCAAATTTGGTTTTCAGCGTTACGATCCTTCCGGAATTTTTCACCATTTCCACTGCCGGTTCTATGATTTCCCGGAAGCCCTTCATCGGGCGGTCCGGCGTTCCTGTCCAGCCTAAGGTAAGGCCTTCCTTGCTTCCTGCTTTTTCGTTTATTACAAATTCGTTCTGCCGGTAGATTCCGTTAGCGAAGGTAATTTTTTGTGTCAGCGGCAGATAATCTTCAATCAGGTTACGGCTTCCGGCGATAATGCCGTCGTAGTGTTTCAGGTACTGCTGATAAAAATCGTTCCGGTTGAGGCTGTGTACGTTCGTACTGTTCCGTATATCCCATCCCGGGCCTTCGTGCGGAAAAGAATCGGTGTAGAGGCCGACGTATTTTTTTCTGCTCCTGAACGGCAGTACCGTAGTGTACTGGAAATAATAGGCGCATTCGAAAATCAGATCAAAATCTATCTTTTCCGTCTTCTCACCGGACTGCACTTTGTAAACCGGAGGGTATTTGTACACCGGACAGGAAAACCGTCTGCTTTTGTCTACAAAATATTTCAGGTCTTTGTTTCGGAAACGGTTCAGAAGATTTGATATAAGTCTTTCACCGAAAGAAAAATCTTTTTTTCGCAGCGCAAAGTCCTGTGCAAATGCGATATAGCAGTCAAAGTCATTATCCAGCCCTTCCGCCCATGTTCTGATGAGGTTATGGTAAGCCCAGTTTGGTTTGTCGGCGATGAAGAGGATGGATTTTTTCATTTTTTTTCCAGGTGATTTTTATGCACGATCGGGTTGGAGCCTGGCGCGTTCAAAAGAATTTTAATCCAGTTGTCGAGACTATATTTCGTTTTGATCTCTTCAGGAATCTGTTTGTAAGGTTTTTTCTGGAAATCAAGGATTTTATCTTTATATTTTTCAATGTTATCAAAATCAACCACCAAAATATTATCAGGATTATAGAAGTCGTAATTGACAACATCGGCGTTGTTGGTTATAATTTTTGTTTCATAAAGCATGCACTCAAAAAATCTGAAGGACAAACCAATATGATGTTTTTTACAAATATCGATAACAATTTTTGAATTTTTTGTTTTTTCTAAGGTGTCTTCGATTGAAGTAGGCGATGTAATGTATTTTATCTTCGTGCTATCTACTAATCGGTGGTCGTTATTTAAAAATCCCCGTTCGGCAAAAATTGAAATGTCAATATTTCCGCTTAAAAATTTTGCTAGTTCTGCCAGCTTCCAGTCCCGTCGTTGGGTGTCCAATGTTCCGGCAAGTGAGCCAACATAAAACACGTCCGTTTTTCTGCTGTCGAAAGGTGTTGAAGGTATGTCCGGAATATAGTAATTGGTTAAAAATTTCATATCAAGATCAGGATGGTCAGCGATATTGTCAATATCAAAAGAATAGACGCCGTCGAGATATTTCAAACTTTTAACCAGACTCGGTTTAAAAAATAAACGGAGACCGTCCCAAATGTATCCAACAGTTTTGTTTCCCAGCCTGCTCAGTTTTTCGATGTTTTGCGTCGTGTATTCTTCCGGTTTTATAATAAGCACCAAATCGTACATCTTGTCTTTGGGAAGCTGCGCTATCTTTTTCCTGTAAAATCTATTGACGTGGTTTTTATGGGCAATTAGAGAATAAAGCTTATTGCGGTGTACTAATCTTTCGTAAATGTTCCTGAACTTATCTGTCAGATTTTTGTTCTGAAATGGCGGGGGATTTTCAGTGTCCAGGTAGTCAACATCATATCCTAACGACTTCAGGCCGTCGGTCAGCTGCTGATGAAGACTGCCGGAAATTTTTCTCCAGGGCTGAAAAACCACAAGTATCTTTTGTGAAGGCATTTTTGTATTTTTACAAAATTAATTTAAATTTAAAAATATTTACCGTTCCGGTGTTCGAATTTAGAGCCTTTGTTTTTTGAAATTACTTTTTCGCATTCTGCTGTAGCGATCAAATCTTATTTATCATAAATGTTTACCGTTTTCACGCCCACTTTTAACCGAAAACATACGCTGCCCACGCTTTACCAAAGCCTGATAAACCAGACCGTTAAAAACTTTGAATGGCTGGTGATCGATGACGGATCAACTGATGGAACAAAGGATTTAATAGAAAAATATATCCGTGAACAGAAAATTCCTGTTCGGTATTATTTTCAGAAAAATCAGGGGAAACATATTGCCTATAATACTGCACTCAAGACAGCCAATGAGCAGTTTATAATGACTGTAGACAGCGACGATTTCCTTGTGGAAAAGGCGCTGGAAACCTGTACTGAAATGGCGAAGGAAATTGAAGATCGAGATTTTGCAGGGTTTTCTTATTTAAGATTTTTCACAAACCAGAACGAAAACTTAGATCATTATGGTAAAAGGAGATGGCTGGACAGCAGACAGCACAGTTTTGCGGGAAAGGGGGAGATGGGATTTGTTTTCAGGCTGGATGTTGCCAAGGAGTTCAAATTTCCAGTCATCGAGGGCGAGCGGTTTTCTCAGGAAGCTCTTGTTCTACTTCCACTAATGCGAAAATACCAGATTCTTTTTACAGATCATGTTTTGGCGAGGGGAGACTATCTGGAAGATGGCCTAACTCAAAATATTTACAAGCGAATGCTATCAAACCCGCAGTATGCCATGCTAACCCAGCTGGAACGCATAAAAAGTACCAGAAGCTGGAAAGAAAAGAAGCAGTTTGCCAAGGTGTACTGGGATATTGCCAACAAAAATCGACAGTTGCCATTATTTAAAAAAATTATTGCAATTTCGCCGCTGTTTACAGGAATTACTTTTCTAAATAAACTTACAAAACACAAATGGATATAAAAAAACTTGCAGAACAGTTTAAATTTTACCGACGGTTTGGAAAAAGCGGCTGGAACATTTATCGCGACGAACACCAATCAGATAAACCAATTATTGAGTTTCGCAACCGCGAACTGAAACACCCGTTGTTTCTTCGCCGAAAAACCTCGGATTTTGATGTATTCAAACAGGTGATTTACAATCAGGAATATAAAATCCACACAGGGTTCGATGCGGAGTATATTATCGACGCCGGAGGCAATATCGGCCTGGCAAGTGTTCATTTTAAAAACCGTTTTCCCAATGCCAAAATTATCTGTGTGGAACCTGAAAGTGGCAACTTCGAAATGGTACAGAAAAACACAAAACCTTATCCAGATATTATCCCGGTAAAAGCAGGAGTGTGGAACAAAACCACTTATTTGAAAATAATAGACAGCTCTGTGGCGAGCTGGGGTTTTATGGTAAAAGAAACAGCAGCAGATGATCCCACAGCTTTACCTGCAGTTTCTATTGGAGATCTTATGCGGACTTATCATTTCCCGAGGATTGATATCCTGAAAATGGACATCGAGGGATCCGAGAAGGAAGTCTTCGAGGAAAACTATGATGAATGGCTTTCCAAAACCAGAATTTTGCTTGTGGAAACCCACGACGGTATGAGAAAAAATGCCGCAAAAACACTTTTCAGGGCTCTGGACAAATACGATTACCAGCTTGGAACCAGCGGTGAAAACCTACTGATTTACCTGAATAATTAGACTGTTTATCAGTTTCCCCATTTTCTCACCCCAGACTTTCCAGTTCAGTTCCTGTTCATATTTTTGGCGGGCATCGTGCGACATCTGTTTTGCTAGTTCCGGATTTTTCAGCAGCTGTTCAATTTTTCTGGCATACTCTTCGGCACCGGCATTTTGCGGGAGTGTAAATCCTGTGATCCCGTCCTCTACCATCGCAGAGACACCACCTGTGTCGCGCGTGATTACGGGAAGACCATAAGCCGCAGCCTCTGCAAATGAAATCGGTGTACAGTCGGCTTTGGTTGGGATAAACAAAAAATGTGAATCTCTTAAAAAGTCTTTTATTTTCTGTGCTTCCGCCGGAATGTTTTTATTCAGAAACGGAATGACTTCCATGGCTTTGCTGCGGATTCCGGGATCACAGCCTACCACCAGTAATTTCGCAGGCAATCCCTTTTTCCGAAGCAGTTCGATGGTCTGCAAAGCCAGATCACCGCCTTTTCGCTCCCAGAAAACCGCCAAAAAGAGAAAAGTGATGTCTCCGCTGTAATCTTTGTTGAAATTTACCTGTCCCGGGACTTCTGAATTGGGACCAAACTTGACAGTACTCAGTTTTTCAGCTGGAATACCATAAAAGTTCCTAACGAAATGCGTGGCCCAGTCGGAAGAGTAAACAATGTGATCCGCATTCTCCAATGCTTTTTTTTCGACGAAATGGGTAATCTTTTTCGACACCCATCCAAACCCAGAATAATAACTGTAATAGTTCAGCAGCTGTGCTACATTGGCATCATTAAGATAAACAATGGGCTGTCTGACTTTGAGGAAGGCAATTTCAGGAACTGCGGTTGGCGCAAAGAGAAGGTCGATCTTTTTTTGCTTTATCCTTTTTTTTGTTTTGCGGGAAGCCAGCCACGCCTTCAGGATAAACTGATGCTGATTGAAGCCGCGGGTGAAGATTTTTTGGTAAAAATTCCCGATGCTGCGGAACATGGAAAGCTCTGCCACACTGTATTCCGGCGTGGGAATCCATACCACCTCAAAACCCTGTTTCTGTAGTGCGGTGAACATGCTGTACATGGTGCCGGACCAATTTTTACGGTCTTCCAATGGGCGGGAACTGATGAAGCCTATCGTGAGTTTCCTAACCATTTTTTAGTTTTTTAAATAAATACACACGCAGATTCCGGTGTTTTTTTATAATCCATTTTAAATTTTGGAGAGCTGTTTGGGTTCTTCCTTTTTTCAGTGCAGAGATAAAGTCGATTCTGCTGCGCGAAAAAATCTGCCAGTCTGCATGCTCCTTTATTTTTCCGCCGTGAAAGTTACCGATAATTTCATCGAGCCTGTTGTGGTTCAGGTCTCTTTTATAATTTACTGCGCCAAACGACAGTCCGGCATCGTGCCGCCTGTAAGCCGACCAACATTTTTTGAGTCCTCTGATTTTCCCAACGGTCGAAGCGGCCAGAAAGAGCACGGTGTCAAAATACTGTAAGTTTGGATCCTTCAGGGTGTTCAGAAAGGCGGTGCTTTTCAGGACTTCGGCACGCATCATGACTGTTGCAGTATGCACCACCCAATGCCGGTAGATTTCCAACGGTGAATAATCTCTGTCTTCAACAGAAGAAAAAGGGCTGCCGTTGATTTCGGGATATGGCGAAACGTTCATCGCCTGATGAAAAACCAAAGCGTATTCGGGATGGCTTTCCAGAAAACAGTATTGCGCCTGCAGTTTTCCGTCGTGCGTCCAGTAGTCATCACCTTCACAGAAGGCGATGTATGTGCCGGTTACCTGTTTTAAGGCAAAATAAAAGTTCGGGGTAGCGCCCAGATTGGTGGTATGGGCGGTATATTTTACCGTTATATGGGCGGGCGCATCCTTCAGAACCTCGCGGATTACCGCATCCGTATTGTCAGTAGACTTATCTTCGCAAATAATCAGCTCTATCGGGAAATTCACTTTCTGTATGAAAATTCCCTCCAGATTTTCACGAATGTAATCCTGGTGGTTGTATGTGAGGACGATGATGGAAATAGGGGGCAAATTTGTTTTAGCCTTCAATATCTAATAGCGTTTTTTAGAGTAAATCTTTTATGGAAATATTATGTTTTTTGGTAACCATCCAATATAAAACTAATAGTTTCCTTTTAAAATATGGTAGCTTGAGCAAGTACTGATTTCTAATTGAAATAAATTCATTATCAATTTTACTAAGAATTTTTTTCCTTTCGAATAAGATGAAATCTTTATCCCATGACTCACGAATTTTTCTAATAAAATTTGCCTTTGTGTTGAAATCAGAATATTTTAATAAATGTTGTACCTTTTGTTGGTAAATGTCTACGTCCTCCCCTGAGCCTATCTGCTGTTGGGGATGAATTCTATAATACCCTAAGCACTCATCTAATACCTCTATTTTATCTTTTAAGGCAAAGTAAATGGCCAATTGGGCATCATGTAGAAAGCCATGCGTCGCATCAAATTCCAGATTTGTTAGTTTTCTGAAAGCTAGGGCTGCTCCAGTAATGACATTTCCTTTAATCAAAAGATGTCCAAGCAAATCTTTATTTTCAGTAGGCGAATATAAATAATGATTAAAGGTTGTGTTTTTATGTGGGCCATTCTTATAATAAAGTAAATTGTGGAATAATGCATCCTTGTCTGGATTATTTTCAAAAAACATTAAATTTTTCCTTACTTTATCTGGAAACCATACATCATCCTGATCACTGAGAAAAATTATATCTCCTGTACAAAGATTAATAGCTTTTTCAAAGTTTTTTATAACCTTAAGGGTGTGTTTGTTTTGATGGATTTTAAAAATATTAGGAAATTCTGTATGGTATTTTTGAAGTATTTGCATTGTTTCGTCAGTGGAACCATCATCACATACTACAATTTCATTAACGGGGGTGCTTTGCTTAAGAATACTATCCAGCTGTTCCGCGATATATTTTTCGCCGTTATATGTGCAGAGGGCTACGGAGGTTGTCATTAAAATGAATTTTCTAGGTTATAAATATACTTTTAATTTTAATATTTAAGTTTTATTTATTTTTTGGATGTATTTTTTATGAGTACTGGAATTTCAAATAAAAAAATCAAATTAAGTTTTCGAAAAAATAGCACTTATAAATTTTTAATCAAAACAATAGCAAAAAAAGTGGTTTGCTTTTCGTTAATACCAGATTGATGTTTATAACGAGGCACTTTGATGGAAAATTTTGGAGCTATACTTTCTTTTGCTAAACTATAATTTTCTTATTTGTGAGTTTAGAATGCAAAATATTATAATTTTAATCAGATATAGGATTGCTTTATTTTTTGGAACTTCTCAGGATTGCCATCTGAAAAAATGGATTAAGTGAATGAGGGGTTAGCATAGTTATTAATCGTAATTTGATATACTTTTATTATCATGGAACCCTTGTTCATTAAGTTTCCAAGAGCTTGATTTGTCAACAGTTTTTATATAGAATTTTTCTTCCTCTGACAACTGATTTGGGTTAATATACCATCCACCATGCGTAGCAGAAAAATTACCGCCTATCCTTAATGCTGAAAGAAAGGAATCCTGATTTTTGAATTTATATCCTGGTGAATACATCGCGAAAGTGGTGTCAATCATACCTTTATATACATCCTTTTCAATTTCCTTTTTCCAAAATTGCTTTTCCCAACGTAACACTTTTTCCTTTAGAGGATAATAATCTGGGATGTCATCCAGACGTAGGGAAAAACCAACCTTTGTAACATCGGAATAGTACTTGATCAGATAATATATTAGCCTCTTCATAAAATTTTCAGGTAGATTTTTATTTGGTACAATATCCGCATCTGTGACCATAAAAAAACCCTTGCCGTATTTTTCTTGTAATTTTTTATTTTCAAAGAATACCATATGCCCAATATTTTCTTTCATATACTCTATGGTTACCCGATTTGAAATTTCTTTATAATATTCCAGCAATGGTGGATATGTGGAGCAGTTGTCTATAATGATGATGTTTTTATGGTTGCGGGATAGCCAAAAATCCACCTGCTCTTTCAGGTATTTCAGTTGATTGAAATTAATAATTAGAATTGGTATCTCATCGTGCCGGCTGATCTGCCTTCGAAGCAGGATATCTGTTTTAAGTTGTATTTGAAACATAGAGACTGTAAATCTCTTATGAAGCTGCGCTAAGATTTTTTTAATATTCGGATTAATGATTTTTTTTAAGATACGGAATCCATAAAATCTACTCAACTTTACCAATGCAGAAGGAGCTGGGTGAAGCTTGAAGAAAATTTTTTTTGCTGAAATAGATTGTTGATTATTTAGCATAATAGTAGAAAATTTATCTCTTTGATTATTGTTTCCATACGTTCGTATATGGGCAATGCAATTTTTGTAAAAAATATCTTCAGCTTTACTTTTAATTTCCTGAAGGTCTGAGTTTCCGGAGATGCTTTTTGTGGTTTCTTTTATAGTCACTACAGTTTTTGATAGAAAATAAAACTGTGGTTTTGAAATGCCAAGCTGTAGCTGAATAAAATCGTCCGAGTGCCAAGCTAAAGGATATTTTTTGAATCCTACTTTCTGAAATGCACTATTCCGAAAGATATGCTCGCTCAGGCTGCTGTTGATTTTTCCTTCCTGCTTCTCTAGGAAAAAATCAATAATGTTGTACATGCCTTCTATAAAATTAAGGCTCTTCGAATGATGTACTTGCTTGTTCTCATCGATGATGATACTTGCTGATTTTATAAGGTTTACATCTTTCAAGTTGTCGTATTTTAAATAAAATTCTTCCACAAAATTCTCCGAAATCATATCATCGTCGCCCAAGATTTGAAACCATTCTTCCTTTACATTCTCCAAAATTCTTTCCCATTGCATGGCGAGATTTTTGCCACCAAGATTTTCTTTGTAATTAAAATAATGGTAATTTCTTTCCAGGAAATATTTTTCAATCAGCGGAAATGGATCATCCGGACTTGCATCGTTTCCGATATACAAAGTGAACCTTTTATCAGTTTGGGACGCAACGGATTTCAGGGTTTCTTCAAAGAAATCCGGTTTGTAGTAGGGTATGACGATGGCGAGGAGGTTTTGCATTATTTACCAATTAGAGATAACAATTTATCGATAAGTCTATATCTTCGAGAACTTAGTTTGTTCTGTTGTGATTCGATTGTTTTTCTTAATAAATCTGCCTGCTCAGATTTATGGTTTAGTAAATGTATAGAGCCTAAATGTTGGTGAAAAAAATCTAAATGCTTTCTCTCAATATATTTATAAATGGGTTCTTTAGTTTTAGTGTCGAGATTGGTAATCATCGAAGATTCTTTTATTCTATAATAAAAACCCAAGTAATCCAACTGGATAACTTTGCCTCCGGATTTTAGTAACGCTATTAAAAATTCCCAATCTTCAAGTCCTTTTTTCATGTTCTCATCATAACCACCTACTGCGATAAATTTATTTTTAGTAAAAAAAAAGGAACAGAAAATGATATTGGTAGCTGCAAGTTTTTCAATTGAGAAAGTCGGCAAATCCCAAGCTCCTTGCTGTGCGCCAATTTTTTCTGCTTTGCAATATATTACAGTATAAGATTCTCCGAATTCTTTTTCAGCCAGCTCCAAATATCTGTCTCCGATTTTATCATCTGCATCCAAAGGGAGTATCCATTCTCCCTGCGCTGCTTTTATTCCTGCATTTCTAGCAGAGCTCAAACCGCCGTTTTCTTTTTTAAGATATTTAAACCGTGGGTCTTTTTCCGTCCATTTTTTTACAACTTCTTCGGTATTATCTGGCGAACCGTCGTTGACGATAATGCACTCCCAGTTTTGATACGTCTGCTCCCGAACCGACTGCAGGCACTCATCCAAATACTGGGCCTGGTTGTAACAGGGGACGATTACCGAGATTAATGGCTGCGCTTTATTTTTCTCTGGAAGTATATCTTCTTTTACCATAATTCAATGTTTTTGGCATGCATCGGCAGGTACCCATGTTGGGGCTGGTTGGGGAAGTTGCTCCAGATTCTGTCCGGGTTCAGAAAGTAGAGGTCAGCTGCTTTTTCTATTCGCAGTTCGAGCAGTTCCTGCATGTAGATGTTTTTTTTCAGATCCGGCAGGTTTACCCAGACATCCACCATGTACTCTCCGGCACGCAGCGGCAGTTCATTAAAAGCCAGACGGACATGGTTTTGCCCCGGTTGCACCATCATGGGTTTGTGCTGAAATTCGTTACCAAAATTGGTAACGCCCTCGCCATAATGGTTCTTCAATTCCAGGTTGAACTCAAATGAAGTTGGCGCGGACAGAGCATTGTCGATGTCTATCTGTACTTCGAACGGCAGACCCTGCTCAAGGGTGAAAGTCTGCTTTTGATTTTGAATAAATTTAATGTTTGTAACTGATATCCCGGACTGCGTTACCTGAAAATTAATCTCTTTATTGCTCCACTGCTGGTTGTTGGTCTTCAGATAGTTCGTAATTACCTCTCCTGTAGATCCAATCTCCTGTATTGAACCCTGTTTTAACGAGATGGCACTCGAACAGAGCCTGTTCACAGCGCGCAGATCATGACTCACAAACAGCACCGTCCTCCCTTCGCCTTTACTCACATCGCCCATCTTGCCAAGGCATTTTTTCTGAAATTCGGCATCGCCAACTGCCAAGACCTCATCCACAATTAAAATTTCCGATTCCAGATGTGCAGCTACAGCAAAAGCAAGGCGAACGTACATTCCCGAGGAGTATCTTTTTACAGGCGTGTCGATGTATCTTTCTACACCGGAAAAATCTACGATTTCATCAAATTTCCGGGTGATTTCTTTTCTGGTCATCCCGAGGATTGCTCCGTTAAGGTACACATTTTCACGTCCGGTCATTTCAGGATGAAAACCGGTTCCTACTTCAAGTAAGGAAGCAATTCTTCCGTTGGTATAAATTTTACCTGTGGTCGGTTTGGTGACTTTACTTAAAAGTTTTAACAGTGTAGATTTCCCGGCACCGTTTCTCCCAATAATTCCGACAGCATCACCCTGTTCTATTTCAAAATTGATATCGCGGAGCGACCAAACATATTCGCTTTCGCCTTTGGTGGCTCTGTCGTTGGCTTCACCAATTTTCAGATAGGGGTCTTCTTTTCCACGGATCTGATGCCAAAAGCGGTTCAGGTCATGCGAAAGCGTGCCGGTGCCCACCTGTCCGAGGCGGTACTGTTTGGATATGTTTTCTGCTTTTAGTGCGAGCATTTTTTTTTAAAGTTATGGTTGTTATGGTGGTTATGGAGGTTATGGGGGTTATGGAAGTTATGGTGGTTATGGGGTAATGGAGGTTATCGGATTTGCCCGGCGCCAATTTTTATTGCTACTTCACTTTATCGTCTTCATCACTACATCACTTCTGTTACCATTCTCACTTTATTACTTCCCGTCGCCCTGTTGCTTATTCTTGATGGATTTTATAAGGTTGGACAGCATTATACGTATAAATATTATTTTGTCAGTAATTTCTTTTGCTTCTTTTATATAATTAAGATTTTTAGCGATTTCGTACTGTGTTTCCAGTTCAGACAGGGAGCCAATAGAAATGTATAGAAACTGTATAAGTTCTTTATTGCCTTTTCGGGCAAAACCTTCTGCAATGTTGGAAGGTATGGAAATGGCACTCGCCGAATTTGGGATTTTAACCCAAATTTTTCAGATTCGGGGAAATTTTCAGAAAGCCTGTATATCTCAGTTACCAATACCATCGCTTTCTGCCAAACTTGCAAATCTTTATGAGATCTTATTTTTTCATCCATAACAGGTTATGTATTAAAAAAAAATTACTTCAATTGTATCACCATCTCTTTTAACCTCATCACATCCAGCACTTCCATCACCTCCTTACACCGTGTCCATAAAACTTTTCTCGACCTTATTGAAGATTACGGTGCCAACGGCAAGGAGTACAAAAATAATCACCGAACTGATGGTAAGCATCACCGGTGAAAAGTCACCGGCACCGAGCCAGCCATACTTGAAACATTCAAAAATACCGGTCAGCGGATTATACATGGCCAGTTTTTTCCAGATTCCGGAAAGTGCAGAAATGGGATAAATCACTGGGGTGGCGTACATCAGCAGGCTTACCCCGAAACTTAAAAGCATCTGCAGGTCGCGGTACTTGGTGGTGAGGGAAGAAAAAATCATTCCCATGCCCAGTGCAAAAGCTGCCATCAGCAGTATGAGCAACGGAGTGGCCAAAATCCAGATATTGGGCTCTATTTTTGCCTGAATGAGGTAATATACCCACGCGACCAAAAAGAGCGCAAACTGAACCCCGAATTTCATAAGGTTGGATATCACAATCGTCAGCGGCATGACCAATCTGGGGAAATATACTTTGCCAAAGATGGCCGCGTTTCCCGTAAAAACATTGGACGTGCCCAGCAGACAGGATGAAAAATAATTCCAAAGCGTAATCCCGGCAAGGTAAAAAAGTACCTGCGGAATACCGTCCGTGGGCAATTTGGCAATGCCGCCAAAAACAACAAGGTAAACAATGGTGGTAAAAACAGGGTTGATGAAAAACCAAAGCGGCCCCAAGATTGTCTGTTTGAAGCCGGAGACAAAATCCCGTTTCACGAACATGTAAATCAGGTCTTTGTAACGCCAAACCTCACCTAATTTCAAGTCGAACAGGGAGTGCCTGGAATCTATGGTTTCAGTCCACTGCTGCTGTGGTTCAGTCATTTGTGTTATTTTCCGCAAATTTAAAATAATTAATCCAATAATTCACCAGGGGTTCTTTCTGCAGATATTTTGGCCAAGATTAAACCTGTTAAAAACAGCGGCACATAAAGCCTGGCTTCGTATAAAATGCCGGTGTAAAAACACATTACAATATACGGGGCGGAAAGCGAGTGAAACACCAGTATATTTCTGGTCTGTTCTTTTCCGTTTGAAATCAAGAGCGTGAAAGCGAAAAAAGTAATCCAAAATAGTAAGCCGAGTATATTTTTTGGCTGGGTGAAGTTTTGAAGAAGCAAACTGCCGTCGTTGGTGGTGAAGATTCCGGCCATCAGCCGCATTACGACATATACACTGAGGAAAGTCCCTGCCAGGGCAGCTACCGGAATGATGGTTTCCTTTTTCAGTCCGAAACGTGAACAGAGCAGGGTGGCTGCCAGTGAAACGGAAAGCGCTGCAGATTCACGGTTCAGTGTGGAAACAGCAAGGATTACTGCCAGCAAAAGAAGGTTTCCGGAGGATTTGTTATCCAAATACTTCAGGAAAACCCAGAAAAACAGGAGCAGAAAGAAGTAACTGCTCACATCATAAGGCACAATCACAAACTGCGAAAGCGCAATCACGAACATGGACAGGGTTGCCATCAGAAGTTTCTCGGAGGCGGTTGCTGCAAACTGTTTCGATTCGCTAATCAGCACCATCATGACGGCAGTTAACGCCGAGAAAACAGTGTTCAGCATATAAAAAGCCAAAAACATCCGCGGCTCCGAATCCGGATTCAGGAACTTCACTTTAAAAACACTGTAATCCAGATTCAGGGTTCCAAGTAAGTCGTAAATGCAGAGCAGAAAATGCACGCTCAGGATTCTGTACTGATATATTCCGCCTGAAAACTGTTCCTGAAAGGTAGAGTAATTCAATATTGCGGATGAATAAATATTCCCAAAAGCAAAATAGACAAAGGTGTTCAGCAGGAATGCCAACACGGTTAAAAATAAAATGTTTGTAATTTTGCGGGATTTCATCAAGTGTTGTTTGTTTGCTGCTATTTCACGGTGCGTCTTCCAATACTCTTGTAAAAAAAACCGTTGCTTTCGGGGAGCTCCAGGGGGAACATATTGCGACCGTCAAAGATTGCCCGGTGGTTCATTCGTTCGGCCATCATTTTAAAGTTCGGGTTTTTAAACTCCGGCCATTCTGTCGCGATGAAAAGGCAGTCTGCACCGTCAAGCGCGCTGTACATATCTTTGGCGTAGGAAATTTTATCGCCTAAGATTTTGCGTACATTTTCTTCTGCAATTGCATCATAAGCCACAATTTCGGCTCCTTTTTCCAATAAAATTTTAATATTGTCTAAAGAGGAAGCTTCGCGGATGTCGTCGGTATTTGCTTTGAA
The sequence above is a segment of the Chryseobacterium taklimakanense genome. Coding sequences within it:
- a CDS encoding glycosyltransferase; this translates as MKAKTNLPPISIIVLTYNHQDYIRENLEGIFIQKVNFPIELIICEDKSTDNTDAVIREVLKDAPAHITVKYTAHTTNLGATPNFYFALKQVTGTYIAFCEGDDYWTHDGKLQAQYCFLESHPEYALVFHQAMNVSPYPEINGSPFSSVEDRDYSPLEIYRHWVVHTATVMMRAEVLKSTAFLNTLKDPNLQYFDTVLFLAASTVGKIRGLKKCWSAYRRHDAGLSFGAVNYKRDLNHNRLDEIIGNFHGGKIKEHADWQIFSRSRIDFISALKKGRTQTALQNLKWIIKKHRNLRVYLFKKLKNG
- a CDS encoding glycosyltransferase encodes the protein MTTSVALCTYNGEKYIAEQLDSILKQSTPVNEIVVCDDGSTDETMQILQKYHTEFPNIFKIHQNKHTLKVIKNFEKAINLCTGDIIFLSDQDDVWFPDKVRKNLMFFENNPDKDALFHNLLYYKNGPHKNTTFNHYLYSPTENKDLLGHLLIKGNVITGAALAFRKLTNLEFDATHGFLHDAQLAIYFALKDKIEVLDECLGYYRIHPQQQIGSGEDVDIYQQKVQHLLKYSDFNTKANFIRKIRESWDKDFILFERKKILSKIDNEFISIRNQYLLKLPYFKRKLLVLYWMVTKKHNISIKDLL
- a CDS encoding glycosyltransferase family 2 protein, with protein sequence MQNLLAIVIPYYKPDFFEETLKSVASQTDKRFTLYIGNDASPDDPFPLIEKYFLERNYHYFNYKENLGGKNLAMQWERILENVKEEWFQILGDDDMISENFVEEFYLKYDNLKDVNLIKSASIIIDENKQVHHSKSLNFIEGMYNIIDFFLEKQEGKINSSLSEHIFRNSAFQKVGFKKYPLAWHSDDFIQLQLGISKPQFYFLSKTVVTIKETTKSISGNSDLQEIKSKAEDIFYKNCIAHIRTYGNNNQRDKFSTIMLNNQQSISAKKIFFKLHPAPSALVKLSRFYGFRILKKIINPNIKKILAQLHKRFTVSMFQIQLKTDILLRRQISRHDEIPILIINFNQLKYLKEQVDFWLSRNHKNIIIIDNCSTYPPLLEYYKEISNRVTIEYMKENIGHMVFFENKKLQEKYGKGFFMVTDADIVPNKNLPENFMKRLIYYLIKYYSDVTKVGFSLRLDDIPDYYPLKEKVLRWEKQFWKKEIEKDVYKGMIDTTFAMYSPGYKFKNQDSFLSALRIGGNFSATHGGWYINPNQLSEEEKFYIKTVDKSSSWKLNEQGFHDNKSISNYD
- a CDS encoding glycosyltransferase family 2 protein, which codes for MVKEDILPEKNKAQPLISVIVPCYNQAQYLDECLQSVREQTYQNWECIIVNDGSPDNTEEVVKKWTEKDPRFKYLKKENGGLSSARNAGIKAAQGEWILPLDADDKIGDRYLELAEKEFGESYTVIYCKAEKIGAQQGAWDLPTFSIEKLAATNIIFCSFFFTKNKFIAVGGYDENMKKGLEDWEFLIALLKSGGKVIQLDYLGFYYRIKESSMITNLDTKTKEPIYKYIERKHLDFFHQHLGSIHLLNHKSEQADLLRKTIESQQNKLSSRRYRLIDKLLSLIGK
- a CDS encoding ABC transporter ATP-binding protein, which gives rise to MLALKAENISKQYRLGQVGTGTLSHDLNRFWHQIRGKEDPYLKIGEANDRATKGESEYVWSLRDINFEIEQGDAVGIIGRNGAGKSTLLKLLSKVTKPTTGKIYTNGRIASLLEVGTGFHPEMTGRENVYLNGAILGMTRKEITRKFDEIVDFSGVERYIDTPVKRYSSGMYVRLAFAVAAHLESEILIVDEVLAVGDAEFQKKCLGKMGDVSKGEGRTVLFVSHDLRAVNRLCSSAISLKQGSIQEIGSTGEVITNYLKTNNQQWSNKEINFQVTQSGISVTNIKFIQNQKQTFTLEQGLPFEVQIDIDNALSAPTSFEFNLELKNHYGEGVTNFGNEFQHKPMMVQPGQNHVRLAFNELPLRAGEYMVDVWVNLPDLKKNIYMQELLELRIEKAADLYFLNPDRIWSNFPNQPQHGYLPMHAKNIELW